The following proteins come from a genomic window of Sphaerisporangium rubeum:
- a CDS encoding ATP-binding cassette domain-containing protein, which yields MLDVVNLAHTYGHGPAAHRALDGIDLKVAEGELVCVVGPSGCGKSTLLRSIAGLIRPTEGHIRIRDAAVSDRMGDLAVVFQDYSRSLFPWLTVGDNVALPLRRRGMDRGARRSAAAEALEEVGLAGAAAKYPWELSGGMQQRVAIARALAYRPSLLLMDEPFGSVDAQTREDLEDLVLKVREHHRMTVLLITHDIDESVYLGDRVVVLTGSPARVAGELPVSLPFPRDQIATRELPAFVHLRAEVGRLVRARDRRD from the coding sequence GTGCTCGATGTCGTCAACCTCGCTCACACCTACGGCCACGGCCCGGCAGCCCACCGGGCCCTCGACGGGATCGACCTGAAGGTCGCCGAAGGCGAACTGGTCTGCGTGGTCGGCCCCTCCGGCTGCGGCAAGTCCACCCTGCTGCGGTCCATCGCGGGACTCATCCGGCCCACCGAGGGCCACATCCGCATCAGGGACGCCGCGGTGTCGGACCGCATGGGTGACCTCGCCGTGGTCTTCCAGGACTACAGCCGGTCGCTGTTCCCGTGGCTGACCGTCGGCGACAACGTGGCGCTGCCGCTGCGCCGGCGCGGCATGGACCGCGGCGCGCGGCGGTCCGCGGCGGCGGAGGCCCTGGAGGAGGTCGGGCTCGCCGGTGCGGCGGCCAAGTACCCCTGGGAACTGTCCGGCGGCATGCAGCAGCGGGTCGCCATCGCGCGCGCGCTCGCCTACCGGCCGTCGCTGCTCCTGATGGACGAGCCGTTCGGCTCGGTGGACGCGCAGACCAGGGAGGACCTGGAGGACCTGGTGCTCAAGGTGCGCGAGCACCACCGGATGACCGTCCTGCTCATCACGCACGACATCGACGAGAGCGTCTACCTCGGCGACCGCGTGGTGGTGCTGACCGGCTCGCCGGCCCGGGTCGCCGGTGAGCTGCCGGTGAGCCTGCCGTTCCCGCGCGACCAGATCGCCACCAGGGAACTGCCGGCGTTCGTGCACCTGCGCGCCGAAGTGGGACGGCTGGTGCGCGCCAGAGACC
- a CDS encoding ABC transporter permease, with product MSVTTTAPPAPPAPSRPRRTRGALTALAAQVWLVPVAVAVWEAAARVAESVYFPPPSQIATRMYELWLTGPASRLFLTDEALDTFGPSLGRLFGGWLMACVAGVAIGVAVGRSRVLADYVDPVIEFCRAVPPAALIPLFIVLFKTSTQMQVATIVYGVIWPILINTIDGARYVDRVHTDTARVFGVRGARRLVRVVLPSAAPKIFAGLRLSLSLAVVLMVVSELVGATDGIGYQLMFTQQTFDMAAMWGSIVVLGILGYTLNASFLLAEKRILSWHRRARQTT from the coding sequence ATGAGCGTCACCACCACCGCGCCCCCCGCTCCCCCGGCGCCGTCCCGTCCCCGCCGCACGCGCGGGGCCCTCACCGCGCTGGCCGCTCAGGTGTGGCTGGTACCGGTCGCCGTCGCCGTGTGGGAGGCCGCGGCCAGGGTCGCCGAGTCGGTGTACTTCCCGCCGCCGTCGCAGATCGCCACGCGCATGTACGAGCTGTGGCTCACCGGCCCCGCCTCCCGGCTGTTCCTCACCGACGAGGCGCTGGACACGTTCGGGCCGAGCCTCGGCCGCCTGTTCGGCGGCTGGCTCATGGCGTGCGTGGCGGGGGTCGCGATCGGCGTCGCGGTCGGCCGTTCCCGCGTGCTGGCCGACTACGTCGACCCTGTCATCGAGTTCTGCAGGGCCGTGCCGCCGGCCGCGCTGATCCCCCTGTTCATCGTGCTGTTCAAGACCAGCACGCAGATGCAGGTGGCCACCATCGTGTACGGCGTGATCTGGCCCATCCTCATCAACACCATCGACGGCGCGCGGTACGTCGACCGCGTGCACACCGACACCGCGCGGGTCTTCGGGGTGCGCGGCGCGCGCCGGTTGGTGCGCGTCGTGCTGCCGTCGGCCGCGCCGAAGATCTTCGCGGGGCTGCGCCTGAGCCTGTCGCTCGCCGTGGTGCTGATGGTCGTGTCCGAGCTGGTCGGCGCGACCGACGGCATCGGCTACCAGCTCATGTTCACCCAGCAGACGTTCGACATGGCTGCGATGTGGGGCTCCATCGTGGTGCTCGGCATTCTCGGCTACACCCTGAACGCGTCCTTCCTGCTCGCCGAGAAGCGCATCCTCTCCTGGCACCGGCGGGCCCGGCAGACGACCTAG
- a CDS encoding ABC transporter permease → MIGRRVARGAIGVAGLLIAAEAAGASGLVDPALLPRMSAVLVEAVRLPADPEFPPDLLSTLRVWAIGLLVAVLGAVPLGLVLGNLRRAELASRPLVEFLRPIPSIALIPLVTLLVPSTEVVKIIAVVYASAWPLLINTMYGLKDVDPVAKDTLRSFGFGRLDVLRRVSLPSAAPFVMTGVRLASSVAFVVTVSTELLAGGVSGIGVYMLRAASGLRTDLILACILWTGALGLVANILLVRLQRRAFRWHAVAAVGES, encoded by the coding sequence ATGATCGGCCGGCGCGTGGCCCGCGGCGCCATCGGCGTCGCGGGCCTGCTGATCGCGGCGGAGGCCGCAGGCGCCTCCGGGCTCGTCGACCCCGCGCTGCTTCCGCGCATGTCGGCGGTCCTGGTGGAGGCGGTGCGCCTGCCGGCCGACCCGGAGTTCCCCCCGGACCTGCTCTCGACGCTGCGGGTCTGGGCCATAGGCCTGCTCGTCGCCGTGCTCGGCGCCGTCCCCCTCGGCCTCGTGCTCGGCAACCTGCGGCGGGCCGAGCTCGCGTCCCGTCCGCTGGTGGAGTTCTTGCGGCCGATCCCCTCCATCGCGCTGATCCCGCTGGTGACCCTGCTGGTGCCGTCCACCGAGGTCGTCAAGATCATCGCGGTGGTCTACGCCTCGGCCTGGCCCCTGCTGATCAACACCATGTACGGACTGAAGGACGTGGACCCGGTGGCCAAGGACACACTGCGCAGCTTCGGCTTCGGCCGGCTCGACGTGCTGCGCAGGGTGTCGCTGCCGAGTGCCGCGCCGTTCGTGATGACGGGGGTGCGGCTGGCGTCGTCGGTGGCGTTCGTCGTCACCGTGAGCACCGAGCTGCTGGCCGGCGGGGTCAGCGGCATCGGCGTCTACATGCTCCGCGCGGCGTCCGGCCTGCGCACCGACCTCATCCTCGCGTGCATCCTGTGGACCGGTGCGCTCGGCCTCGTGGCGAACATTTTGCTGGTGCGCCTGCAACGCCGCGCGTTCCGCTGGCACGCGGTCGCGGCGGTGGGAGAGTCATGA
- a CDS encoding ABC transporter substrate-binding protein, whose product MRRFRGRTFLIGIGTVVSLGLTACGGGSTPSAAPSAEGKALEKTTITVGALPIPDSAGMHIAIAKGFFKEEGLTVNVTQLQSSAIAVPNLLGGSLDMILGNYFAIINIQSKKGGDFRFVADAYQAKPDTFALVVPKDSKIETPKDLKGANIAVPAVNSIGEMAAGSTLRTVGLDRLKDVKFQQYAFPDMPAALATGKVDAAWLTEPFLTGVQKNAGARKIADTMTGAMADFPMAGWTVTKKWAEANPNTVAAFQRAYAKGQQLAASDRKEVESILPKYTKISPQDAAVITLGAFPTTLSANRIQRVADLMLEYGYLTEKLDVTPLLVPQPQ is encoded by the coding sequence ATGAGACGATTCAGGGGTCGTACCTTCCTCATCGGCATCGGCACCGTCGTGAGTCTCGGACTCACGGCCTGCGGCGGGGGTTCGACCCCGTCGGCGGCGCCATCAGCCGAGGGGAAGGCGCTGGAGAAGACCACGATCACCGTCGGTGCCCTGCCGATTCCCGACTCGGCGGGAATGCACATCGCCATCGCGAAGGGCTTCTTCAAGGAAGAAGGGCTGACGGTCAACGTCACGCAGCTGCAGAGCAGCGCCATCGCCGTGCCGAACCTGCTCGGCGGCAGCCTGGACATGATCCTCGGCAACTACTTCGCGATCATCAACATCCAGTCCAAGAAGGGTGGGGACTTCCGCTTCGTCGCGGACGCCTACCAGGCCAAGCCCGACACCTTCGCCCTGGTCGTCCCCAAGGACTCCAAGATCGAGACGCCGAAGGACCTCAAGGGTGCCAACATCGCCGTGCCCGCGGTGAACAGCATCGGCGAGATGGCCGCCGGCTCGACGTTGCGCACGGTCGGCCTCGACCGGCTGAAGGACGTCAAGTTCCAGCAGTACGCCTTCCCCGACATGCCGGCCGCGCTGGCGACCGGCAAGGTCGACGCGGCGTGGCTCACCGAGCCGTTCCTGACCGGCGTGCAGAAGAACGCCGGCGCGCGCAAGATCGCCGACACGATGACCGGCGCGATGGCCGACTTCCCGATGGCCGGGTGGACGGTCACCAAGAAGTGGGCCGAGGCCAACCCCAACACCGTCGCCGCCTTCCAGCGGGCCTACGCCAAGGGTCAGCAGCTCGCCGCCTCCGACCGTAAAGAGGTCGAGTCGATCCTGCCGAAGTACACCAAGATCTCCCCGCAGGACGCCGCGGTCATCACCCTCGGCGCGTTCCCGACGACGCTGAGCGCGAACCGCATCCAGCGAGTCGCCGACCTGATGCTCGAGTACGGCTACCTCACCGAGAAGCTCGACGTCACCCCGCTCCTGGTGCCGCAGCCTCAATGA
- a CDS encoding sensor histidine kinase, whose amino-acid sequence MQSSRRSVALRNWRVRTRLIALILVPTLVAVLLGGLRVYGSIQSASEYERLRTVAEFGINLADLVHEIDLERDLSVRFVANGRRGNQARLLIRDQQNAVDAAAQIVADRREVVEPSLGSIGRQAYRRVLGRMAQLRTLRETIGESQLPPLPSMQKYNEVNDDILALFDEVGRGGGDEALSSRAAALTSLVRAAEQASRQRGLMSIALTFHAFDPTLLEAFNAARAQQASELSAFLFRAGATERQRYSDTVTSPLIDRAAGVVDRVLSLAREGAELRNLSGGAESDVDYWFKAASDGLDRMQVVQRALGRTIVDQASEFARSDQSQAAIDIAVLAVLLIMVLVITTVVARSLVSPLRRLRREALEIAGRRLPELVQKLRESEASEGPPDVRPIGVMSNDEVGEVARAFDEVHREAIRLASDEAQLRSNVSAMFVNLSRRTQTLVERQISLIDGLEQGEQDDGRLGDLFRLDHLATRMRRNSENLLVLAGQEPARRWSQPVPLLDIARASLSEVENYERVAMNVPTGVSIAGQAVNDVIHLLAELVENAISFSPRETRVTMTANRIDGGGVMISITDAGIGMTDEELAQTNWRLAHPPVVDVSVSRRMGLFVVGRLALRNGIRVQLRRHDGGGLTAMVLLPETLMGTPTHAPGGPATAGAPAWASSGQPAGLFTPAAATAGSSSFGPMTGPYGPATGGTNGAGGLGPMGPTTGGGYGYGGYGDPSTGPGGHGGYGDPSTGQGNHGGYGGPPSGPGMFGGPATGAFGGPSTGGYAGPSTGPATGAFGGPATGPSMGSPPGPGRFGPPTGPPTSEMPPVRMRPRRYETSEQDAATGPLPVVRSAPMEQEEYLPIFAAVESAWFRRAEPNAPEAPVAGWQEAAADRGWQAAAVVQEPVRDGTTSAGLPKRVPKANLVPGSANTAEQGPSSPAPAMPPLSPERARNRLSSFQQGIRQGRAVARGELSEDEVPYKTELRRMEEEQ is encoded by the coding sequence ATGCAGTCGTCCAGAAGGTCGGTGGCCCTGCGCAACTGGCGGGTGCGAACCCGTCTCATCGCGCTCATCCTGGTGCCGACACTGGTGGCCGTCCTCCTCGGCGGTCTCCGCGTGTACGGCTCGATCCAGAGCGCCTCGGAGTACGAGCGCCTCCGCACGGTCGCCGAATTCGGCATCAACCTGGCCGACCTGGTACACGAGATCGACCTGGAACGCGACCTGTCGGTGCGGTTCGTCGCCAACGGCCGCCGCGGGAACCAGGCACGCCTGCTCATCCGGGACCAGCAGAACGCCGTGGACGCCGCCGCGCAGATCGTCGCGGACCGGCGCGAGGTCGTGGAACCCAGTCTCGGCAGCATCGGCCGGCAGGCGTACCGGCGTGTGCTCGGCCGGATGGCCCAGCTCCGCACCCTGCGCGAGACCATCGGAGAGTCCCAGCTTCCGCCGCTGCCTTCGATGCAGAAGTACAACGAGGTCAACGACGACATCCTCGCGCTGTTCGACGAAGTGGGCCGAGGCGGTGGCGACGAGGCGCTGAGCTCGCGGGCCGCGGCGCTCACCTCACTGGTCCGGGCCGCCGAGCAGGCGTCCCGCCAGCGCGGCCTGATGTCCATCGCTCTGACCTTCCACGCGTTCGACCCGACGTTGCTGGAGGCGTTCAACGCGGCCCGCGCGCAGCAGGCCAGCGAACTGAGCGCCTTCCTGTTCCGGGCCGGCGCCACCGAACGTCAACGCTACTCCGACACCGTCACGAGCCCGCTGATCGACCGCGCCGCCGGTGTGGTGGACCGCGTGCTGTCACTCGCACGCGAAGGCGCGGAGCTGCGAAACCTCAGCGGTGGCGCCGAGAGCGACGTCGACTACTGGTTCAAGGCCGCGAGCGACGGGCTGGACCGCATGCAGGTCGTGCAGCGGGCCCTCGGCCGCACCATCGTCGACCAGGCCTCGGAGTTCGCGCGGTCCGACCAGAGCCAGGCCGCGATCGACATCGCCGTGCTCGCCGTGCTGCTCATCATGGTCCTCGTCATCACCACCGTCGTGGCGCGCTCACTGGTGAGCCCGCTGCGGCGGCTGCGCCGCGAGGCGCTGGAGATCGCCGGCCGCCGCCTGCCCGAGCTGGTGCAGAAGCTGCGCGAGTCCGAGGCGTCGGAGGGGCCGCCTGACGTGCGGCCGATCGGCGTGATGTCCAACGACGAGGTCGGCGAGGTCGCGCGCGCGTTCGACGAGGTGCACCGCGAGGCGATCCGCCTCGCGAGCGACGAGGCGCAGCTGCGCAGCAACGTCAGCGCCATGTTCGTCAACCTGTCGCGGCGCACGCAGACCCTGGTGGAACGGCAGATCAGCCTGATCGACGGTCTCGAACAGGGCGAGCAGGACGACGGCAGGCTCGGCGACCTGTTCCGCCTGGACCACCTGGCGACCCGCATGCGCCGCAACAGTGAGAACCTGCTGGTCCTCGCCGGCCAGGAGCCCGCGCGGCGGTGGAGCCAGCCGGTGCCGCTGCTGGACATCGCGCGCGCGTCGCTGTCGGAGGTCGAGAACTACGAGCGGGTCGCGATGAACGTCCCGACCGGGGTGTCCATCGCCGGCCAGGCGGTCAACGACGTCATCCACCTCCTGGCGGAGCTGGTGGAGAACGCCATCTCGTTCTCGCCGCGCGAGACCAGGGTCACCATGACGGCCAACCGCATCGACGGCGGCGGCGTGATGATCTCCATCACCGACGCCGGCATCGGGATGACCGACGAGGAACTGGCCCAGACCAACTGGCGCCTCGCGCACCCGCCGGTGGTGGACGTGTCGGTGTCCCGGCGCATGGGCCTGTTCGTGGTCGGCCGCCTCGCGCTGCGCAACGGCATTCGCGTGCAGCTGCGGCGGCACGACGGCGGCGGGCTCACCGCGATGGTGCTGCTGCCGGAGACGCTGATGGGCACACCCACCCACGCGCCTGGCGGTCCCGCCACCGCCGGAGCGCCTGCCTGGGCCTCGTCCGGGCAGCCGGCCGGCCTGTTCACGCCGGCGGCCGCGACCGCCGGGTCCTCGTCGTTCGGCCCCATGACCGGTCCCTACGGCCCGGCCACCGGCGGCACCAACGGCGCCGGAGGCCTCGGGCCGATGGGCCCCACCACCGGAGGCGGCTACGGGTACGGCGGGTACGGCGATCCGTCCACCGGCCCCGGCGGCCACGGCGGCTACGGGGATCCGTCCACCGGTCAGGGCAACCACGGCGGCTACGGCGGCCCGCCGTCCGGGCCGGGCATGTTCGGCGGTCCTGCCACCGGCGCGTTCGGCGGCCCGTCCACCGGCGGGTACGCCGGCCCGTCCACCGGGCCCGCCACCGGCGCGTTCGGCGGCCCGGCAACCGGCCCCTCCATGGGTTCTCCTCCAGGGCCGGGACGCTTCGGTCCACCTACGGGCCCGCCGACGAGCGAGATGCCACCGGTGCGGATGCGCCCCCGCCGTTACGAGACCTCCGAGCAGGACGCCGCCACCGGCCCGCTTCCCGTCGTGCGCAGCGCGCCAATGGAACAGGAGGAGTACTTGCCGATCTTCGCCGCCGTCGAGTCGGCCTGGTTCCGGCGTGCCGAGCCGAACGCACCGGAGGCCCCGGTGGCCGGCTGGCAGGAGGCCGCGGCGGACCGCGGCTGGCAGGCCGCGGCCGTCGTACAGGAGCCGGTGCGGGACGGCACCACATCCGCCGGTCTGCCGAAGCGGGTACCGAAGGCCAACCTGGTCCCCGGCTCGGCGAACACCGCCGAGCAGGGCCCGTCGTCGCCGGCGCCGGCAATGCCGCCGCTGTCCCCCGAGCGGGCACGCAACCGCCTGTCCAGCTTTCAGCAAGGCATCCGGCAGGGCCGCGCGGTCGCCCGGGGCGAGCTGAGCGAGGACGAGGTGCCGTACAAAACTGAGCTGCGTCGCATGGAGGAAGAGCAGTGA
- a CDS encoding roadblock/LC7 domain-containing protein, with translation MRELSQAARGINWLITDFVRGVPGVAHTVVVSSDGLPLAYSEGFPKDRADQLAAVAAGLISLTQGASRVFEGGAVTQTVVEMQRGLLLIMSISDGSCLAVLAAPDCDMGLVAYQMTLMVERAGQVLTPAVRAELQASSPR, from the coding sequence GTGAGGGAGCTGAGCCAGGCCGCTCGCGGTATCAACTGGTTGATCACCGATTTCGTCCGCGGCGTTCCGGGAGTGGCGCACACGGTGGTCGTCTCGTCCGACGGACTGCCACTGGCCTACTCGGAGGGCTTTCCGAAGGACAGGGCCGATCAGCTGGCGGCGGTCGCCGCGGGCCTGATCAGCCTGACCCAGGGAGCCTCCCGGGTGTTCGAGGGGGGTGCGGTCACGCAGACCGTGGTGGAGATGCAGCGTGGGTTGTTGCTGATCATGTCGATCAGTGACGGCTCGTGCCTGGCCGTGCTGGCGGCCCCGGACTGTGACATGGGTCTGGTGGCCTACCAGATGACGCTGATGGTCGAGCGCGCCGGTCAAGTGCTGACCCCGGCCGTGCGCGCCGAGCTTCAGGCGTCGTCGCCGCGGTGA
- a CDS encoding DUF742 domain-containing protein, whose product MGGGPGWEDGLRPYQPEPSSPVRPFTVTGGRSAPRTHLAMETLVHSTIPAYHDLSGLIPEYQAICSLCRQVRSVAEISALLRVPLGVARVLISDMAAEGLVQLHQPQLDAGKPDLNLLERVLSGLRRL is encoded by the coding sequence ATGGGTGGCGGTCCCGGCTGGGAGGACGGCTTACGGCCTTACCAGCCGGAGCCGTCCTCACCGGTGCGTCCCTTCACCGTCACCGGTGGCCGGTCGGCGCCGCGGACGCATCTGGCCATGGAGACGCTGGTGCACTCCACAATTCCGGCTTACCACGACCTCTCCGGACTGATTCCTGAGTACCAGGCGATCTGCTCGCTCTGCCGCCAGGTGCGGTCGGTCGCCGAGATCTCCGCGTTGCTGCGCGTGCCGCTCGGCGTGGCCCGCGTCCTCATCTCGGACATGGCCGCCGAAGGACTCGTCCAGCTGCACCAGCCGCAACTGGACGCCGGAAAGCCGGACCTCAACTTGCTCGAAAGGGTTCTCAGTGGACTTCGCAGGCTCTAA
- a CDS encoding GTP-binding protein — translation MTSTKIVVAGGFGVGKTTFVGAVSEIVPLTTEAVMTDASAGIDDLGLTPHKTTTTVAMDFGRVSLDQDLILYLFGTPGQHRFWFMWDDLVRGAIGAIVLVDTRRLADSFPAIDYFEEAKLPFVIGLNGWDGQHPYQEEEVRDALTLGPHIPIVRTDARKREMVKSTLISLVEHALTMRVSVPGRRG, via the coding sequence CTGACCTCGACGAAGATCGTCGTCGCCGGGGGCTTCGGCGTCGGCAAGACGACCTTCGTCGGCGCCGTGTCGGAGATCGTCCCCCTCACCACAGAAGCCGTCATGACCGACGCCAGCGCCGGCATCGACGACCTGGGACTCACCCCCCACAAGACCACGACCACCGTCGCCATGGACTTCGGCCGCGTGTCACTGGACCAGGACCTCATCCTGTACCTGTTCGGCACCCCCGGCCAGCACCGCTTCTGGTTCATGTGGGACGACCTCGTACGCGGCGCCATCGGCGCGATCGTGCTGGTCGACACCCGGCGCCTGGCCGACAGTTTTCCCGCCATCGACTACTTCGAGGAGGCGAAACTGCCGTTCGTCATCGGGCTCAACGGCTGGGACGGCCAGCACCCCTACCAGGAGGAGGAGGTGCGCGACGCGCTCACGCTCGGGCCGCACATCCCGATCGTGCGCACCGACGCACGGAAACGGGAAATGGTGAAGAGCACGCTGATCTCCCTGGTCGAGCACGCGCTCACCATGCGCGTCTCGGTGCCAGGCCGGCGCGGCTGA
- the ffh gene encoding signal recognition particle protein — translation MFETLSDRLTSVFSSLRSKGRLSDADIDATCREIRIALLEADVALPVVRDFVSHVKERARGSEVSQALNPAQQVVKIVNDELVAILGGETRRLRFAKNPPTVIMLAGLQGAGKTTLAGKLARWLREQGHAPLLVAADLQRPNAVQQLQVVGERAGVAVHAPEPGNGTGDPVAVARGSIDHARRLQHDIVIIDTAGRLGIDQELMKQAADIRDAVRPDEVLFVVDAMIGQDAVTTAQAFMEGVGFDGVVLTKLDGDARGGAALSVRHITGRPIMFASTGEKLEDFDAFHPDRMASRILDMGDILTLIEQAQRTFDEQEAAKMAGKLVSGDNFTLDDFLEQMLMVRKMGPIKNLLGMMPGMGQMRDQLNQVDERDLDRVAAIIRSMTPAERAEPKMINGSRRARIARGSGVTVTEVANLVVRFFEAQKMMRQMAGGMGIPGMPGGRNKGKAAQKKAKKGRRVSGDPRKAALGKTAPSGGSGDTPRLPPGLGGLGAGQLPPGLELPPGFDPSKLKLPGQK, via the coding sequence GTGTTCGAGACGCTTTCCGACCGGCTGACATCGGTCTTCTCCTCCCTGAGGTCCAAGGGCAGGCTGTCCGACGCCGACATCGACGCGACCTGCCGAGAGATCCGCATCGCCCTTCTCGAGGCCGACGTCGCGCTCCCCGTGGTCCGCGACTTCGTGTCCCACGTCAAGGAGCGGGCCCGCGGCAGCGAGGTCTCCCAGGCGCTCAACCCCGCACAGCAGGTCGTCAAGATCGTCAACGACGAGCTGGTCGCCATCCTCGGCGGCGAGACGCGCCGGCTGCGGTTCGCCAAGAACCCGCCGACCGTCATCATGCTCGCTGGTCTCCAAGGCGCCGGCAAGACCACCCTCGCGGGCAAGCTCGCCCGCTGGCTGCGCGAGCAGGGCCACGCGCCGCTGCTGGTCGCCGCCGACCTGCAGCGGCCCAACGCCGTGCAGCAGCTCCAGGTGGTCGGCGAGCGCGCCGGCGTCGCCGTGCACGCTCCCGAGCCCGGCAACGGCACCGGTGACCCCGTCGCCGTGGCGCGCGGCTCGATCGACCACGCACGCCGCCTGCAGCACGACATCGTCATCATCGACACCGCCGGCCGCCTCGGCATCGACCAGGAGCTGATGAAGCAGGCCGCCGACATCCGCGACGCGGTCCGGCCCGACGAGGTCCTGTTCGTCGTCGACGCCATGATCGGCCAGGACGCCGTCACCACGGCCCAGGCTTTCATGGAAGGCGTCGGCTTCGACGGCGTGGTGCTCACCAAGCTCGACGGCGACGCGCGCGGCGGCGCGGCCCTGTCGGTGCGTCACATCACCGGCCGTCCCATCATGTTCGCCTCGACCGGTGAGAAGCTCGAGGACTTCGACGCCTTCCACCCCGACCGCATGGCGTCCCGCATCCTCGACATGGGTGACATCCTCACCCTGATCGAGCAGGCGCAGCGCACCTTCGACGAGCAAGAGGCCGCCAAGATGGCCGGCAAGCTCGTCTCGGGTGACAACTTCACGCTCGACGACTTCCTCGAGCAGATGCTGATGGTCCGCAAGATGGGGCCCATCAAGAACCTCCTCGGCATGATGCCGGGCATGGGGCAGATGCGCGACCAGCTCAACCAGGTCGACGAGCGCGACCTCGACCGTGTCGCCGCCATCATCCGCTCGATGACCCCGGCCGAGCGCGCCGAGCCGAAGATGATCAACGGCTCCCGGCGCGCGCGCATCGCGCGCGGCTCCGGCGTCACCGTCACCGAGGTCGCCAACCTCGTGGTCCGGTTCTTCGAGGCGCAGAAGATGATGCGCCAGATGGCCGGCGGCATGGGCATCCCCGGCATGCCCGGCGGACGCAACAAGGGCAAGGCGGCGCAGAAGAAGGCCAAGAAGGGCCGCCGGGTCAGCGGCGACCCGCGCAAGGCCGCGCTCGGCAAGACCGCGCCGTCCGGCGGGTCCGGCGACACCCCCCGCCTGCCTCCCGGCCTCGGCGGGCTCGGCGCGGGCCAACTGCCCCCCGGCCTGGAGCTTCCTCCTGGTTTCGACCCGTCCAAGCTCAAGCTTCCCGGGCAGAAGTAG
- the rpsP gene encoding 30S ribosomal protein S16, whose product MAVKIKLKRLGMIRNPQYRIVVADSRTKRDGRAIEEIGLYHPKENPSLIQVNSERAQYWLGVGAQPTEPVLKLFKLTGDWQKFKGEAAPAPLLVAEPKSDRHAAYEAAAKESLSADAGGNTATTQRKSRKAAPKADDTAATPAEPAAAEEKPEGEA is encoded by the coding sequence GTGGCAGTCAAGATCAAGCTCAAGCGGCTCGGCATGATCCGCAACCCGCAGTACCGCATCGTGGTGGCGGACAGCCGCACCAAGCGTGACGGCCGTGCGATCGAGGAGATCGGCCTTTACCACCCGAAGGAAAACCCTTCGCTCATCCAGGTGAACTCCGAGCGCGCGCAGTACTGGCTGGGGGTCGGCGCGCAGCCGACCGAGCCGGTGCTGAAGCTGTTCAAGCTCACCGGCGACTGGCAGAAGTTCAAGGGCGAGGCCGCTCCGGCGCCGCTGCTGGTGGCCGAGCCCAAGTCGGACCGCCACGCCGCCTACGAGGCCGCCGCCAAGGAGTCGCTGTCCGCGGACGCCGGTGGCAACACCGCCACCACGCAGCGCAAGAGCCGTAAGGCCGCCCCGAAGGCCGACGACACCGCCGCGACCCCGGCCGAGCCGGCCGCCGCGGAGGAGAAGCCGGAAGGCGAGGCCTGA
- a CDS encoding RNA-binding protein — protein sequence MLEEALEHLVKGIVEHPDDVLVRGRRIRSGRVLEVRVHPEDLGKVIGRGGRTAKALRTVVNALADGKYVRVDLLDLNEAR from the coding sequence GTGCTTGAGGAGGCCCTTGAGCACCTGGTCAAGGGCATCGTCGAACATCCCGACGACGTCCTCGTGCGCGGCCGCCGCATCCGCAGCGGCCGCGTCCTGGAAGTCCGGGTCCACCCTGAGGACCTCGGCAAGGTCATCGGGCGCGGCGGCCGCACGGCCAAGGCGCTTCGCACCGTCGTCAACGCACTCGCCGACGGCAAGTACGTCCGGGTCGACCTGCTCGACCTGAACGAAGCCCGGTAA
- the rimM gene encoding ribosome maturation factor RimM (Essential for efficient processing of 16S rRNA), which translates to MQLVVGRIGRPHGVHGEVTVEVRTDDPEARFSPGTSLATDPPQTGPLVVEGARWHKNILLLRLAGVSGREGAEALRGTLLVIDSADVPPPSDPDEFHDHQLIGLTVVTAGGEIVGEVTDVRHHGQDLLVIRRGAEDVLVPFVKALVPEVDIDGGRLVVDAPPGLLDPGQAL; encoded by the coding sequence GTGCAGCTCGTCGTCGGCCGCATCGGCCGTCCGCACGGCGTCCACGGTGAGGTCACCGTCGAGGTCCGCACCGACGACCCCGAGGCGCGCTTCAGCCCGGGTACGTCGCTCGCCACCGACCCGCCGCAGACCGGGCCGCTGGTCGTCGAAGGCGCGCGCTGGCACAAGAACATCCTGCTGCTCCGCCTCGCCGGCGTCTCAGGACGCGAAGGCGCCGAGGCGCTGCGCGGCACCCTGCTCGTCATCGACTCGGCCGACGTGCCGCCGCCGTCCGATCCCGACGAGTTCCACGACCACCAGCTCATCGGCCTGACCGTGGTCACCGCCGGCGGCGAGATCGTCGGCGAGGTCACCGACGTCCGCCACCACGGGCAGGATCTCCTGGTGATCCGCCGCGGCGCCGAGGACGTGCTGGTGCCGTTCGTCAAGGCGCTGGTCCCCGAGGTGGACATCGACGGCGGACGCCTCGTCGTGGACGCGCCGCCAGGTCTGCTCGACCCCGGCCAGGCGCTGTGA